The genomic window CTACTACTCGGCGCTTGCTCGCTGGTCGCGCTGACCGGCGTCGCTTCTGCTGAAACGCTGACCATCGCCACCGTCAACAACGGCGACATGATCCGTATGCAGAAGCTCACCGACGATTTCACCGCGCAGCATCCGGACATCGACCTCGAGTGGGTAACGCTCGAGGAAAACGTGCTGCGCCAGAAGGTCACCACCGACATCGCCACCAAGGGCGGCCAGTACGACGTCATGACCATCGGCAATTACGAAGTGCCGATCTGGGCCAAGCAGAACTGGTTGCTGGAACTCTCCGGCATGCCGGCCGACTACGACGAAGCCGACCTGTTGCCGGCCATTGCCGGCGGCCTCTCTGTTGACGGCAAGCTCTATGCCGCCCCGTTCTACGGCGAAAGCGCCATGGTGATGTACCGCACCGATCTCGCCGAAAAGGCCGGCGTCGAAATCCCGGCCGAGCCGACCTGGGACCAGATCATGGCTGCCGCCAAGGCGATGACCGACAAGGATGCCGGCATCTATGGCATCTGCCTGCGCGGCAAGGCCGGCTGGGGCGAGAACATGGCGTTTCTCGGCGCCATGTCCAACTCCTACGGCGCCCGCTGGTTCGACATGGACTGGAAGCCGCAATTCGACACCGACGAGTGGAAGGCGACGCTCACCGACTATCTGGACATGATGAACAATTACGGCCCGCCCGGCGCGTCGTCCAACGGCTTCAACGAGAACCTGGCGCTGTTCCAGCAGGGCAAGTGCGGCATGTGGATCGACGCCACCGTCGCGGCCTCGTTCGTGACCGACCCGAAGGAATCCAAGGTCGCTGACAATGTCGGCTTCGCGCTGTTCCCGGAAAAGGGCGATCTCGGCAATCGCGGCAACTGGCTGTGGTCGTGGAACCTCGCCATCCCGGCCTCGACCACCAAGGCGGATGCGGCCAAGGCGTTTGTCGCCTGGGCAACCTCCAAGCACTACACCGACCTTGTTGCCGAGCAGGACGGCTGGCGCGCGGCGCCTCCCGGCACCCGCACCTCGCTCTACAAGAACGCGGATTACCAGAAGGCCGCGCCGTTCGCCGAAATGACGCTGGAATCGATCAATGCGGTCGATACCAGCAAGCCCTCGGTTCAGGAAATCCCCTATACCGGCGCGCAGTTCGTCTCGATCCCGGAATTCCAGGGCATCGGCACCGCCGTCGGCCAGCAGTTCTCGGCAGCGCTTGCCGGCAATGTGACGGCAGATCAGGCGCTCGGCAGCGCCCAGCAACTGACGACGCGTGAAATGACGAAGGCCGGCTACATCAAGTAACCTTCCTCCGCGGGGCGGCCGGGCCTCAGGGTCCGGTCGCCTCCCGGAGTTCAAGCCGAAATGATGATGGCCGCCGCGCATGAAGTGACGGCGGCCAAACCGGTTTTTGCGCACCTGCAGACTGCCAGCCCCGGCCGGACGTGAACAGGG from Martelella sp. NC20 includes these protein-coding regions:
- a CDS encoding ABC transporter substrate-binding protein, whose protein sequence is MKLHSLLLGACSLVALTGVASAETLTIATVNNGDMIRMQKLTDDFTAQHPDIDLEWVTLEENVLRQKVTTDIATKGGQYDVMTIGNYEVPIWAKQNWLLELSGMPADYDEADLLPAIAGGLSVDGKLYAAPFYGESAMVMYRTDLAEKAGVEIPAEPTWDQIMAAAKAMTDKDAGIYGICLRGKAGWGENMAFLGAMSNSYGARWFDMDWKPQFDTDEWKATLTDYLDMMNNYGPPGASSNGFNENLALFQQGKCGMWIDATVAASFVTDPKESKVADNVGFALFPEKGDLGNRGNWLWSWNLAIPASTTKADAAKAFVAWATSKHYTDLVAEQDGWRAAPPGTRTSLYKNADYQKAAPFAEMTLESINAVDTSKPSVQEIPYTGAQFVSIPEFQGIGTAVGQQFSAALAGNVTADQALGSAQQLTTREMTKAGYIK